One Chaetodon auriga isolate fChaAug3 chromosome 14, fChaAug3.hap1, whole genome shotgun sequence genomic window carries:
- the ktn1 gene encoding kinectin isoform X9 yields the protein MAVDIYDSQYLLILAPSLVIALMFLFFWLFMKETSYDEVLARQKRDLKLPPSKPDTRKKNEKKKSKKKESSSGGGGGGGGGGGESEEDLRDFDVADVANNSTMEVEEEPTPVVTPDPSPPTPTAYVPVAVSPEAPAGLRERKKKEKKAAKAAAAAAAAAAAAAAAAAAATAPSSEEPEVNGSKLASRKTETPLAANKQSSPPSPQLEVQVQVQVQATQAPVQAQTPPQVSGKKKEKKKQKSEPVDDQQPEIKAEQAPAPAKKEAPTVAETKVLDGTAPTVASGKKKNSAKKQKTEPVDEAHVLADSAASANHQAAHNDDVPSKGSGKKQKNETDKENTEVKLKELLSGLSSLALSEAEAVSVMALLREKSPNALDAWHKSAARPDPAAQERERLLTTLQEEASIAKDKVKQLSQELQVEKQKTGRVEAVMREQRVTMEKELGSMQAKAQGSYQELQTMQIKFQQMREQLESQITRLQQENGILRDAVSSATNQMESKNSAELNKLRSEYAGLMKELADNNSKLQQEEHQRKSLEVSYKQNVSQLEAQLQDAKRRWEELQNFLHNVNAEREKLQASKQELHSQLLAAETEMNNKNKEIQTLHGSLTEAMVAKERLEQRVMELMEMSQHSMPDDSLQSRVQELMSENKGLQAHNESMQAQISSQASHVSHIEEIQKLLADKELQRKSLEDSLNAERSSGASRETKMQALHNENMSLKAEIQNLQAQISDQTASQLALDQFQKSVREKEENMKTVEDLLEKGLIEVANKEEELKALREENEALKQEMEAVKRKTAEQASSESTVEALQSQIQEKDVKLKSMEESLQAAQESSSAREKTAEALEQQLATLRAEMEQLRQKETPEELTSSGTQLQELQAQLAAKDQEIQMLQAELEARTKELSEKMEQIHQQSRTAVPSPELLTALSEKEKQVSDLQGELAELRDSLELHRKKNNENQMALAVSQAECRDVLHRLLPNVPLPSEQNHQEWLHRFERAVAESSAAQSAPASGDSKALAEKLKEAEETQRILQKDCETYKKVLAETEGILQRLQSSVEQEESRWRVKLELSQGELREMSQKVAALEQEIERLTDGAELENLRREKQHLESELERAEHESATYVTEVRELKTQLTETLSKLEAEENERQKVAGDLYKAQQSLDLIQGELSKVTDNADELIENSSLTSQREEIDRKEKMTAGLNQTVRELQQLLQAVSQQLAKGQEGEADKDLPKV from the exons atGGCGGTGGATATCTACGACTCTCAGTACCTGCTCATCCTGGCCCCTTCCCTGGTCATCGCCCTCATGTTCCTCTTCTTCTGGCTCTTCATGAAGGAAACCTCCTATGATGAGGTGCTGGCCAGGCAGAAACGCGACCTCAAGCTGCCGCCATCCAAGCCAGACACCCGTAAGAAGAAcgaaaagaagaagagcaagaagaaggagagttccagtggaggaggtggtggaggcggcggaggtggaggagagtCGGAAGAAGATCTTCGGGATTTTGATGTGGCTGATGTTGCCAACAACTCCACTatggaggtagaggaggaacCTACACCAGTGGTGACACCAGATCCTTCTCCACCAACACCTACTGCCTATGTGCCTGTTGCAGTGTCACCAGAAGCTCCTGCTGgtctgagggagagaaagaagaaggagaaaaaagctGCCAAAGCTGctgccgcagcagcagcagcagcagcagcagcagcagcagcagcagcagctgctacAGCACCCTCTTCTGAGGAGCCAGAAGTCAACGGCTCAAAGCTGGCCAGCCGTAAGACAGAGACACCTCtggctgcaaacaaacagtccagccctccctctccccaGCTTGAGGtacaggtccaggtccaggtccaagCCACTCAGGCTCCTGTTCAGGCTCAGACCCCTCCTCAGGTCTCTGgtaagaagaaggagaagaagaaacaaaaatcaGAGCCTG TGGATGACCAGCAGCCAGAGATTAAGGCCGAACaggctccagctccagccaaGAAGGAGGCTCCCACTGTGGCTGAAACCAAAGTTCTGGATGGTACAGCCCCCACTGTTGCCAGTGGCAAGAAGAAGAACTCAGCCAAGAAGCAGAAGACTGAACCTG TAGATGAAGCCCATGTTCTGGCTGACTCAGCAGCATCTGCCAACCATCAGGCAGCCCATAACGATGATGTACCATCCAAAGGGAGTGGCAAGAAACAGAAGAATGAGACTGACAAAG agaacacagaggtgaaactgaaggagctgctgtctGGTCTGtccagcctggctctgtcagaaGCAGAGGCCGTCAGTGTGATGGCTCTCCTCCGAGAGAAGAGCCCGAATGCCTTGGATGCCTGGCACAAA TCTGCAGCTAGACCTGACCCAGCAGCACAGGAACGAGAGAGACTTCTCACAaccctgcaggaggaggccTCCATTGCCAAGGACAAAGTGAAACAGCTCAGTCAG GAGCTGCAGGTAGAGAAGCAAAAGACTGGCAGGGTGGAGGCTGTAATGAGAGAGCAGCGTGTAACCATGGAGAAAGAACTGGGAAGCATGCAGGCGAAAGCACAGGGCAGCTACCAGGAGCTCCAGACCATGCAGATAAAG TTCCAGCAGATGAGGGAGCAGCTGGAAAGCCAGATCACTCGACTGCAGCAGGAGAACGGCATCCTGAGGGACGCAGTCAGCTCTGCCACTAACCAGATGGAGAGCAA GAATTCAGCAGAGCTGAACAAGCTGCGTTCTGAGTACGCCGGCCTGATGAAAGAGCTGGCAGACAACAACAgcaagctgcagcaggaggagcaccAGAGGAAGTCACTGGAGGTCAGCTACAAGCAGAACGTGTCCCAGCTGGAG gCCCAACTGCAGGACGCTAAGCGACGTTGGGAAGAGCTGCAGAATTTCCTCCACAATGTCAAcgctgaaagagagaaacttcaGGCCTCAAAGCAAG agctccacagccagctgctggcagcGGAGACGGAGATGAACAACAAGAACAAGGAGATCCAGACCCTACACGGCAGCCTGACTGAAGCCATGGTCGCCAAGGAGAGGCTGGAGCAGAGAGTGATGGAGCTTATGGAGATGTCCCAGCACAGCATGCCTGACGACTCACTGCAGTCCCGGGTTCAG GAACTTATGAGTGAAAACAAAGGTCTTCAGGCCCATAATGAGAGCATGCAGGCCCAGATCTCTTCACAG GCCAGCCATGTCTCCCACATTGAGGAGATACAGAAGCT ATTGGCTGACAAAGAGTTGCAGAGGAAGAGCCTAGAAGATTCTCTAAACGCTGAGAGGAGCAGTGGGGCCAGTAGAGAAACTAAAATGCAG GCCTTACACAATGAGAACATGTCACTGAAGGCGGAGATCCAGAATCTGCAGGCACAGATTTCTGATCAG ACTGCCTCCCAACTGGCTTTGGACCAGTTCCAGAAGAG TGTtcgggagaaggaggagaacatGAAAACCGTTGAGGACCTGCTGGAGAAGGGGCTGATTGAGGTGGCCAACAAGGAGGAAGAGCTCAAg GCTCTAAGAGAAGAGAACGAGGCACTTAAACAAGAAATGGAGGCTGTtaagagaaagacagcagaacAG GCATCATCAGAGTCGACAGTGGAAGCACTCCAGAGCCA GATCCAGGAGAAGGACGTGAAGCTAAAATCAATGGAGGAGAGTCTACAGGCAGCACAAGAGAGCAGCTCAGCAAGAGAGAAGACAGCTGAG GCTCTGGAGCAGCAGTTGGCCACCCTGCGGGCAGAGATGGAGCAGCTGAGACAGAAGGAGACGCCAGAAGAGCTGACCAGTTCTGGTACCCAGCTCCAAGAACTCCAGGCTCA GCTAGCAGCGAAGGACCAGGAAATCCAGatgctgcaggctgagctggAGGCAAGGACTAAGGAGCTGAGTGAGAAGATGGAGCAGATACATCAACAG TCCCGTACAGCAGTGCCAAGCCCAGAGCTTCTGACAGC GTTGTCAGAGAAGGAGAAGCAGGTCTCAGATCTGCAGGGtgagctggctgagctgaggGACTCCCTGGAGCTTCATAGGAAGAAGAACAAC GAGAACCAGATGGCACTGGCAGTGTCTCAGGCCGAGTGTCGAGATGTTCTGCACAGACTTCTGCCCAATGTGCCTCTGCCCAGTGAACAG AACCATCAGGAGTGGCTCCACAGATTTGAGAGGGCAGTAGCTGAAAGCTCAGCTGCACAATCCGCCCCTGCATCAGGGGACTCTAAG GCACTGGCTGAGAagctgaaagaagctgaagaaacCCAAAGGATTCTACAGAAAGACTGTGAGACATACAAGAAGGTTTTGGCAGAGACG GAGGGCATCCTTCAGCGCCTCCAGAGCAGCGTGGAGCAGGAGGAGTCGCGCTGGAGGGTGAAGCTGGAGCTATCGCAGGGAGAGCTCAGAGAG ATGAGCCAGAAAGTTGCAGCTCTGGAGCAAGAGATTGAGAGACTAACAGATGGAGCCGAGCTGGAAAAT ctgaGACGAGAAAAGCAGCACTTGGAGTCTGAATTGGAGAGGGCGGAGCATGAGAGTGCCACCTACGTGACGGAGGTCAGAGAG